TGTCAAAATCCAACAAATTATATCGTCACTAAAAAGCAGCCTATTCATGACACTAGAAACCATAAGACTACTCCATATGCAATAGCAGAAATATACATTTAAGCAATATATCAGTAACCTCTCTTTACCTTAACTTTTTTGTTGGGTACTCCTGGCTATAGGAACTAAAGTACATGAAGCTCTTACATTTTTCTTGAGAGCATGATATTAACACTAACAAGTAACAAACAAGAAGACAACAACGCTATATAAGCAAAAGCAATTGTTGACCATTTGACAGAAGTATGGTACTTTAAGTTACCAATACGAATGAATACCTGTTTATTCACATAGCAACAGAATAATCTAAAAACCTGTCATTTTGCTATTCATATCACCACCCATGATTCCCTTCAAATAAATTTCAGGCAACGCAAGCATACATGTAGCCATAATCACAAATAAACGCACAGAGCCAGCTTAGTAATTGGATGCAGATTTTATACAAATGAGCTTACCAAGAATAACTCCATTTTGACTGACCAAGCATGCGCCTACCTGTAACGGCAGTACAGGGTTAAAAGGCAAATCtgaagcaaaaatgaaaaattgagaCATAAAAAGGCAGTAGTCACAACTAGGCAACATAatggatttgaatttttttataaaattaaaatttctgctCAATCGGGAGTATATttggataattattaaaaagtaaagtAGAAGGAATCAGATAATGACCTGCCTGTTTGGATCTTTGGATCGTTCAGCTGACAAAAAAGCAATTGCCATAAAGTAATCGTCCCATGACAAGTATCTGAAGTATAATCGAACtgtaaacaaataaataaatacgaaAGATGCATATAAAATTGTCGAAAATTTGAACAGTGAAATCTCTCGTCTTCTTTGAAGTTTAAGATATCTGACTAACCCTTTGCGCTTGGAGGGATCAAACGGGCTCTGACTCTGAGAATAGCCGTTATTGGAAACGGCAGAGTTGCCAGACGAATCTGTTCGGGGAAAGTGCCTTTTCTGGTTGAAGGAAAAGAAGCGAACCGCAAGAGCAGAGGCTACTGCACCAAAAACCGTAGCTGTAGCGAGAAGAACGAGCTCTCGAGAATTCATACAGTTTTGTCAACCGGAAAAATGCGGGAAAATGTCCGAGGAAATTGCTTTTTCTTTCGCCGGGAGATTTGACACGGAGGCTCGGATCTAAAGCCGCGAAAGTaagtgaaaaaagaaaatagcgGGAAAAGAGAGAAAGTGAGGATGGTAAGAGATTCCGTTTACATCACCTGCGCTCGCCGCATGGGACCAAGAAATTTCAGGCCCCATTATTGCTTGTGATTATTTGGTACGGATCAAATATCTCAATGAATGATCGGCTGGGCCCAGTTCCTCTCCTGGGTTCACATAgcgtataattaaaaaaaaaaaattaattaatttttgacattttaacataataataaatgtgTCTCCCTGTGTTTAAACTGAATgctttaatttcatatttttctatTATGAAAATTGCCATTTTGTTTAAAATTGATTCattgtttaataaaaaattttaaataaattattataaaatcatgtaaaattttaatttattttgaaaaatgaaaatttttcaaataaaaataattaaattaaatttttgtaaaattagtaattccaaagaaaaaaaaatacatacctTAATGTTATCCttaaaaaactatttttcatattaaataatataattttataaaaaataaatctcaaACTGCGAATGGTCAAAATAAAGAGGTAACAACCTTTTGCATAAACAGATAACTTATTTTGGAAAAGTAGGCAAAGGTATTTAGAAAGGCATAagcatattattattttaattgttacattaatataattattaataaataaaaaatatttacgttgaaattatgtttaatttgatttttaataaaatattacattatatataaataaaattattatatattaattgtaTTAGACTCATTTGGTTAATAATAATGTTAGCGTTATATAGTTAtaacatttaatatttttaaatatttaaataatttaaatagattaataatttatattcataaatttaGTCTGATAGTAAGTGCattcgaataaattgaaagatctCTCTAACTTTCAATCAATTttcagttaaaaataaataaatcaataatttgATTGTTATAATAATAGTTTCTTGTAATGAAGTGGAGTTTTCATATTTCATTGCGTATAAAgtgaaattcattttattataaaatacataattttaagattaatttaacgaagataataataattaaatatttaaatagtttGAAGGTAAATGAAATGACAATTACaagaaaaagaatttaaattcaCATAAttaaaagcaaatgaattaaaaactaaaaatcaatTAGCAAGtaagcaattaaataataaatttcaaaaagatttgaaacattaaactaattaaaaaatagcaTATGAAAAAAGTTTCAGGATAtatcatataaataaaaataataagaggTTCATTAGAGAGAGAGGAGAGAAAGGGATTAGGTGAGAGACAGGggagaaagaaagcaagaacgTGTTAATTACTAGGGTTGAATTTGTATTTTTCAGTCTCATTTTTTTGTCGGCAATTTTCCAATTTTTGCTTTTGCAGGGATTTTATTTCTCGATTCTTCCTTTTCCCCGTCTTGGGCAGGAAAGAGATTGTTTAGCTTTTGGTGATCTCTCTCATCCGATTATCCTCGTTGGCCgtgtaattaatatttattttttattttcttttctctgtTTTGAAATTTGAGGCTTTTTGTGATGAGGATATAGTTCTTGAAACTTCTCCTTAGACCTGAATTTGTTTGAGAGCTCTGTATATTCTGCTGGAAAGGGTATGCCTTTGTGTATATTGATATTCCGGCATGACTTTGTTAGCATTGATATTTAAGAACTGCGTTATTATGCTCGGCCATCTTGCTTTTACACGCCATATTTAGTCGAGTTCTGTAACACCTCTCTTTTAAACTAATTCGTTAATGGTTGTTActgtttttaaaagttttactttgtattgtatattatttttctttttttaccttTGAAGTTTGTTCTGTTCCGTCTTTATGCTAATTATTGGTtgtaatgttttaatagatctcagaatttgatgaaatttttggTGTTTGCATTTAATGCTGTTTATTTTCTGTATTGTTCTTGTTTCAGTTTGTTTGTATCGGCATTTACTGCAATGGTGTTTCGATGGGTTTATAGATCCAACATGGTTCAGGTGGTGCTATCAATGCGATATTGTAATGCAGTCAATGAATTTtgtcttttaatttattttattctttgcataatttaatttaatttgatcagatttattttaatttagtttaatatatattttttacttgaGTTTAGTttgttcatatttttttatttgattagttTATTTAgacttttactttattttactttatgtCTATACTGCTATGGaccttattaaatattattcatgagcattgataaaaaaaaaaaaaaaaagagaatcttTAATTTTGGTGAAATTCCAAGATATATCATCCATTGCATCTTGGGTGGACTTTCTACGGCCTGCATGATAGGTGACTTGCTTTATTTccagtcttttttttttgttgcttttgttaaattaaaattttaaaattagtcaatttttaattgattttttaactaaataaagaaaatacttattaaatttattttaacatttacaaaataatacatttataaaaatacaatacAATAATTATCACAATGTCCAAACCATGCATGGAGTTTCCTATCCTAATCCCAACTTCCCAAGCACAAAAATTTTGCATCTCAGAGTGAGTCAATACCCACAATCATGGATGGTCACAGCAGGGAGGCCATCCCACGTGCCAGCCCTGCCCCAGGGCCCAGACCGTGGGTTGTTTACTTTTTTCCCGGCGAGGGCCCGACAACCTTAGCCCTGCAATGAAAGCTAAAATCCATGGCCGAAGcaccttttttttctttaattttctttttctttttcttttagagaaaaaaaaaaaatccctccCTCTATTATAACAAGAAAAAACATTCTACTCACGTGCGACTCACGCCCACAGGCCGCACCCCTCTATCCTCATATCCTCTGACCACACTTATTTGAGTTTTATATAAGAGAAATTAACAAGTATAAGGTGGTattcttaattaataaaattacaatatatttttatttgacttTTATTAATTCACTAGGGAGATGGTACTCTATGTTTATTCCATAATATTTCCTTTATATATTGGTGCGGTTCTTGCCACCTTAATAGTTCACTTGAGAGCTTAAACCTCTTCCTTTTTGTGGAGTTCCAATGGAAGAAGACGATCAGAAAGAGTTGCAGCTGCTTCCTTctcaaaacttttcttattcACACATGTCGTCGCGGCCTCCAGGTTCTTCTCCGTTGAGGTATCAATCATCATCGGTGACTGTGTCTGGTGATCATCCTCAATTTGGAGGGCCATCGCTGGACTTGCAATTATCAATCAGTCTTAGTCCAATCCAGGCACCATCTAACTGTGTTCTAGCAGCTCCCATTTGTGATTTTATTGATGGAAACAAAGCCGATACGAGCTGCGTGGAGGAGATGAAATGGCAGGCGGCGGAGCAAATTAGATTGGCTGCCATTGAAAAAGCTTATGCAGAGAGAGTGAGGGAGCTGACAAGAAGGGAGATGGAATTAGCGCAGTCAGAGTTGGCAAGAGCAAGACAAATGTGGCAAAAAGCTAGAGAAGAGATGGAGAAGGCGGAGAGAATGAAGGAGAGAGCCACTAGGCAGATAGATTCTACGTGCATGGAGATCACTTGCCAATCCTGCAGGCAAAGGTTCAAGCCTTGAATTAATAAATATGCTTGTGATGAGGTTTTTAAATTCTTGAAGACAAGATGATAAAAAGATCCTTCTCTGCAATGTTTGATTATTTGGGTTTATTGGAttccacaattttttttttctttgaatggaAATAGATATGAAGActaatttgttttaattttttttccccaATTGTGAGCATTAAATTAGTTGTAATCATATATATGtgtgattaattaaattatatcaaatagtaagtatatattaatttaatgatgGTAGAACTGTTTAATAAAAAgtgatataaaatataataatttttacaattatGACATCTTgaattcaattttcaatttcaaccaaataattcatatatttatattaagcaAGCTTTGCTCAATTGGAAAACTTATTGATCAGCTCATAATACAAGCTTATCCCACTTATTGATCAAAAGAGACCGTTTGACCATATATGCCACCAATCAACAAGAAAGCAAGAATGTCGAACCAATTACTAACCCCAATATTTCTTTTCCAAATTATATAATAGAAAGCGTAAACAAGAATCATAAAAGGActaaaatttgttaaaaaagTAGAAAGCATATAATTTGATATGACATGCACGTACTCAAAAAATAATCTTAAGTGGTTCATTGTAGCTCTTCAAAGTTTTAAACTATTGTCAACACATTCGACTAGCAAGGATTCAAGAAGAATTCACCTCCGCAGCTCTTTACAAGCAAGGGCTCGCAAGTAagcaaaaaggggaaaaaacaaTGGATTTGTTTGTTGTGTCCTTGAACTTGTGCTTTCCTGTCACCAAACGCCACACCTTTTATTGTAGTGCTTTTATAGACCGCATCCAAAGCCTGGAACAGATGATTCAGCCTAAATGAGTCAAATCTGATGCTGTTTCAGTGTCAATTTCACCACCTTGATTTCGATAGAAAGGCAAATGAATCAGAACAAAAAGCAAGAAATTTCATCAAGAACGAGACACTTTATAGCTGCATCCTCTTGTATTCAAGTTGTTAACTTTTGCTCATCAGAAAACAAACACCCACTATAAAGAAAATGGGCATTATGGATTGGATGATGATGCCCCAACTGAAAGCATCAGCCAGAGAATTTCAAGATGTCTCAAGAAACGTATTATAGCTTGATTTGTCAGCAAACTCCAAACATATAGATCGAATACAGTTAATACACTTCCTCTTGATTCCTTTGCTGAGATCAAGACATAATCCAGTTGGTAAAGAGTATCTTCAAGTTACAAAAACTAGATTTTCCTGGAAACTTACAAAAGAACTATTTCTTGATTAAGTGATAATCATACTAATTAGAGACTGCACTCAAAGCAAGGCCACTTGCATTATTGAGGCCTTGTCCTATATCTTTTATTTGGATACAATCATGGACATGCAAGAGAGATATCAACTCTTCCATAAAGTTGA
This Manihot esculenta cultivar AM560-2 chromosome 6, M.esculenta_v8, whole genome shotgun sequence DNA region includes the following protein-coding sequences:
- the LOC110618229 gene encoding protein indeterminate-domain 16 → MEEDDQKELQLLPSQNFSYSHMSSRPPGSSPLRYQSSSVTVSGDHPQFGGPSLDLQLSISLSPIQAPSNCVLAAPICDFIDGNKADTSCVEEMKWQAAEQIRLAAIEKAYAERVRELTRREMELAQSELARARQMWQKAREEMEKAERMKERATRQIDSTCMEITCQSCRQRFKP